TCAATGAGTTCAAATTACAACATGAGATTTAGACCAGCTGAAATTATGATTTTAGAAGATGGATCAGTTAGACTTATTAGAAGACGAGAAGAATTAGATGATTTTATTAATTTGATGGAGTTCTAATGTTACGTGTAGAAAAAATTGGTGGAACATCAATGAGTAGGTTTAAAGAGATACTTCAAAATATTTTTCTCTACGAAAATAAAATTTACGGGAGAATCTTTGTAGTTTCAGCATACTCAGGAGTTACTGATATTCTGCTTGAAAATAAAAAAAATAATAATCCTGGTGTATTCGGAGCATTTCCTGACGATGATTATCTCAATAAACTGGATGATGTAGAAAAGAAGCTGAAGGAAATCAATTTTCAGTTCGAAAAGCTAGGCTTAGATATACATAAAGCAAATTTAGCTATTGAAAATAGAGTTTCAGCAATTGCAGATTATCTGAAAAATTTGGATTCAATTTTGTGCTCAGGATACGTAGAAAAAAACAATATCATCCTAACTGCAAGAGAAATTCTTGCGGGTTTGGGAGAATTCCATTCTGCATACAATACGACAGAAATTTTGAAGAGCCATGGAATAAACGCAAAGCTCATTGACCTCTCATGTATCAATGATAAAAATAATTATACTGTGGATCAAAGATTGAGAAATTCAGTAAATCTATTCGATCCTGAAATCGAGGTTCCAATCATAACCGGTTATGTAAAAGGTGTGGATGGATTAATGAGAGAATTTGACAGAGGTTATTCTGAAATCACCTTCGCAAAAATAGCAGTTTATTCCAATTCAAATGAAGCCATCATACACAAAGAATATAATTTATCTTCAGCTGATCCAAAAATAGTTGGAGTATCTAATTGTAAATCCATTAGATATACAAATTATGATGTTGCCGACCAACTGGCTGATATTGGAATGGAGGCTATCCATCCAAAAGCATCAAAACTATTGGAAAAATCTGGTATTGATTTGATAATTAAAAATAGTTTTAAACCTGAAGATCATGGTACGATTATCACATCGGAACATAAAAATCAAAATCCCTCCGTTGAAATAATTTCTGGCTGTGACAAAGTTATACTAATCGATGTTTTTGATTCGGAAATGGTATTAAAAACAGGGTTTGATCTCAATATAATGGAAGAGCTGAAAAGACACAATATTAGTTATATAATGAAATCTACCTCTGCAAATAGTATCTCCTTTGTGATTCACGAAAAAGATTTTCACTCTGAGCTAATTAAGCAATTATCTATAAACTATGACAAAGTATCTAAAGAAGAAATAGCTATTGTGTCAGTGATTG
This Candidatus Delongbacteria bacterium DNA region includes the following protein-coding sequences:
- a CDS encoding aspartate kinase: MLRVEKIGGTSMSRFKEILQNIFLYENKIYGRIFVVSAYSGVTDILLENKKNNNPGVFGAFPDDDYLNKLDDVEKKLKEINFQFEKLGLDIHKANLAIENRVSAIADYLKNLDSILCSGYVEKNNIILTAREILAGLGEFHSAYNTTEILKSHGINAKLIDLSCINDKNNYTVDQRLRNSVNLFDPEIEVPIITGYVKGVDGLMREFDRGYSEITFAKIAVYSNSNEAIIHKEYNLSSADPKIVGVSNCKSIRYTNYDVADQLADIGMEAIHPKASKLLEKSGIDLIIKNSFKPEDHGTIITSEHKNQNPSVEIISGCDKVILIDVFDSEMVLKTGFDLNIMEELKRHNISYIMKSTSANSISFVIHEKDFHSELIKQLSINYDKVSKEEIAIVSVIGASLNIPGILFQISKCMFHEKINIKAVSVAYSQTNVQFVISRANYRKAIITLNNEFFIK